In Haloimpatiens massiliensis, the following are encoded in one genomic region:
- a CDS encoding sigma factor-like helix-turn-helix DNA-binding protein — translation MNPQNVDSLTQEQIAQELGVSTETIRRLKKLQTLSPDLQQLIENGSVKLVKHLDEGQRGVGNVNPMKMAKCIKELERIYGIYNGNHKIKELNNSTPKNQTDLANQFDIDRTQYLNYKKLNELIPELQELVENNQLKATTAYKIWAKMPQEEQEKNLNNTYYILGLLRFFTL, via the coding sequence GTGAACCCACAAAATGTGGATTCACTTACGCAAGAGCAAATTGCTCAAGAATTAGGAGTATCAACAGAAACTATAAGACGTCTTAAAAAACTTCAAACCCTTTCACCTGACCTTCAGCAACTTATAGAGAATGGTTCAGTTAAATTAGTTAAGCACCTTGATGAAGGACAAAGAGGTGTTGGTAACGTTAATCCTATGAAAATGGCTAAATGTATTAAAGAGTTAGAAAGAATTTATGGAATTTATAATGGAAATCATAAAATTAAGGAGTTGAATAATTCTACACCTAAAAATCAAACAGATTTAGCAAATCAATTCGATATTGATAGAACACAATATTTAAACTATAAAAAGCTAAATGAACTTATTCCAGAACTTCAGGAATTAGTTGAAAATAATCAATTAAAAGCCACTACCGCATATAAAATATGGGCTAAAATGCCACAGGAAGAACAAGAAAAAAACCTTAATAATACCTATTATATTTTAGGATTATTAAGGTTTTTCACATTATAG
- a CDS encoding DUF5348 domain-containing protein yields the protein MDYEHVGILHHNLQGRYSFADGYYFTSGEAIEIYYDDMWLKGRIEYSQHYQDYYFINDDEGIYIYNLEELKARI from the coding sequence ATGGACTATGAACACGTAGGAATCCTACACCATAACCTACAAGGCAGATATTCATTTGCAGACGGTTATTACTTTACCAGTGGAGAAGCTATAGAAATTTATTATGACGACATGTGGCTTAAAGGGAGAATAGAATATAGCCAGCATTATCAAGATTACTACTTTATTAATGACGATGAAGGTATTTATATTTACAATTTAGAAGAACTAAAAGCTAGAATTTAG
- a CDS encoding helix-turn-helix domain-containing protein, which produces MIKVKVMDILNKKERNIRWLSKKTNIGYNTIYNFCMGKTTAVSYNVLESVCTVLECNICDVLEIVKENK; this is translated from the coding sequence ATGATAAAAGTAAAAGTTATGGATATATTAAATAAAAAGGAACGTAATATAAGATGGTTAAGTAAAAAAACAAATATAGGATATAATACAATATACAACTTCTGTATGGGCAAAACAACTGCTGTAAGCTATAACGTGTTAGAATCTGTTTGTACTGTGCTTGAGTGTAATATATGTGACGTATTAGAGATAGTTAAAGAAAATAAATAA